From Coffea arabica cultivar ET-39 chromosome 2e, Coffea Arabica ET-39 HiFi, whole genome shotgun sequence, the proteins below share one genomic window:
- the LOC113729133 gene encoding uncharacterized protein, with protein sequence MQQHQPFIPQPPPPPSYPLYMPPVPMPQQTQSPHLLPDTSSLPTLRAVVHRQEPSSASAGQSRPARPRRNPSQAPHEGKSETVPAPFPWATTRRASVYSLNYLLSKQIFKISGEVQCKRCEKRYEMEYDLTEKFIEVGSFIAENKSGMHDRAPGVWMNPVLPACKLCEQDNCVKPIIP encoded by the coding sequence ATGCAACAACATCAGCCATTCATACCCcagccgccgccgccgccatcCTACCCTCTCTACATGCCGCCCGTGCCAATGCCTCAGCAGACGCAGTCGCCTCATCTTCTCCCTGACACATCATCACTCCCCACGCTGCGAGCAGTAGTTCATCGTCAAGAACCTTCCTCGGCCTCGGCTGGTCAGTCCCGCCCGGCTCGCCCCCGCCGAAACCCTTCCCAAGCACCACACGAAGGGAAGAGCGAAACGGTTCCTGCACCGTTCCCATGGGCCACCACCCGTCGCGCCTCAGTCTACAGCCTCAACTATTTGTTATCAAAACAAATCTTCAAGATCAGCGGGGAAGTCCAATGCAAAAGATGCGAAAAGCGGTACGAGATGGAGTACGATTTGACGGAAAAGTTCATTGAAGTTGGGAGTTTCATTGCTGAGAACAAAAGCGGCATGCATGACAGAGCCCCTGGGGTTTGGATGAACCCGGTTCTACCAGCTTGCAAGTTATGTGAACAAGACAATTGCGTTAAGCCCATCATTCCCTAA